In Streptomyces sp. NBC_01707, a genomic segment contains:
- the ctaD gene encoding cytochrome c oxidase subunit I — MVNKVAVGPLDSDESYEDELPAKRKRPGSIVVKWASTTDHKTIGTMYLCTSFAFFCIGGLLALFMRAELARPGTQIMSNEQFNQLFTMHGTIMLLMFATPLFVGFTNWIMPLQIGAPDVAFPRLNMFAYWLYLFGSIIAVSGFLTPAGAADFGWFAYSPLTDAVRSPGVGGDLWIMGLAFQGFGTILGSVNFITTIICMRAPGMTMFRMPIFTWNALLTSLLVLLAFPVLAAALLTLEVDRKFGAHVFDAANGGPLLWQHLFWFFGHPEVYIIALPFFGIVSEILPVFSRKPIFGYVGLISATIAIAGLSVTVWAHHMYVTGGVLLPFFSFMTFLIAVPTGVKFFNWIGTMWGASLSFETPMLWSIGFLVTFLFGGLTGVILASPPLDFHVSDSYFVVAHFHYVVFGTVVFAMFAGFHFWWPKFTGKMLDERLGKMTFWTLFVGFHGTFLVQHWLGAEGMPRRYADYLAADGFTALNTISTISSFLLGLSMLPFFYNMWKTAKYGKKIEVDDPWGYGRSLEWATSCPPPRHNFLTLPRIRSESPAFDLHHPEISTIEEIDRRPVASVAAAPGDKQE; from the coding sequence GTGGTGAACAAGGTCGCCGTCGGGCCGCTTGATTCCGACGAGTCATACGAGGACGAACTGCCGGCGAAGCGGAAGCGGCCGGGCAGCATCGTCGTAAAATGGGCGAGTACCACCGATCATAAGACCATCGGCACGATGTACTTGTGTACGTCATTCGCGTTCTTCTGCATCGGCGGTCTGCTGGCGCTCTTCATGCGCGCCGAGCTGGCTCGTCCCGGCACGCAGATCATGTCGAACGAGCAGTTCAACCAGTTGTTCACGATGCACGGCACGATCATGTTGCTGATGTTCGCGACGCCACTGTTCGTCGGGTTCACGAACTGGATCATGCCGCTACAAATCGGTGCGCCCGACGTGGCGTTTCCGCGGCTCAACATGTTCGCGTACTGGTTGTACCTCTTCGGCTCGATCATCGCTGTGTCAGGCTTCCTAACCCCGGCGGGGGCCGCGGACTTCGGCTGGTTCGCCTACTCCCCGCTGACCGACGCGGTCCGCTCGCCGGGGGTCGGCGGCGACCTGTGGATCATGGGCCTGGCCTTTCAAGGCTTCGGTACGATCCTCGGTTCAGTCAATTTCATCACTACGATCATCTGCATGCGCGCACCCGGAATGACTATGTTCCGGATGCCGATTTTCACATGGAATGCATTGCTTACATCGCTTCTGGTGCTTCTTGCATTTCCGGTCCTCGCCGCGGCGCTTCTGACGCTGGAAGTGGATCGCAAGTTCGGTGCACACGTCTTCGACGCGGCCAATGGCGGCCCGCTGCTCTGGCAGCACCTCTTCTGGTTCTTCGGCCATCCGGAGGTGTACATCATCGCGTTGCCGTTCTTCGGGATCGTTTCCGAAATCCTCCCCGTCTTCAGTCGCAAGCCGATCTTCGGTTACGTCGGTCTGATTTCCGCGACGATCGCCATTGCCGGTTTGTCGGTGACTGTGTGGGCGCACCACATGTACGTCACGGGCGGTGTGCTTTTGCCGTTCTTCTCGTTCATGACGTTCCTGATCGCGGTGCCGACCGGTGTGAAGTTCTTCAACTGGATCGGCACGATGTGGGGAGCTTCGCTGTCCTTCGAGACACCGATGCTCTGGTCCATCGGCTTTCTGGTGACGTTCCTCTTCGGTGGTCTGACCGGCGTCATCCTGGCCTCACCCCCGCTGGACTTCCATGTCTCGGACTCGTACTTCGTCGTCGCACATTTCCATTACGTCGTCTTCGGCACCGTGGTCTTCGCGATGTTCGCGGGATTCCACTTCTGGTGGCCGAAGTTCACCGGCAAGATGCTGGACGAACGACTCGGCAAGATGACGTTCTGGACGCTGTTCGTGGGCTTCCACGGCACGTTCCTGGTGCAGCACTGGCTCGGCGCCGAGGGCATGCCGCGCCGTTACGCGGACTACCTCGCCGCCGACGGCTTCACCGCGCTCAACACGATCTCGACGATCTCCTCGTTCCTGCTCGGCCTATCGATGCTGCCGTTCTTCTACAACATGTGGAAAACCGCCAAATACGGCAAGAAGATCGAGGTCGACGACCCCTGGGGGTACGGCCGTTCGCTGGAGTGGGCGACCTCTTGCCCGCCGCCGCGGCACAACTTCCTCACCCTGCCGCGGATCCGCTCCGAATCCCCGGCGTTCGACCTCCATCACCCCGAGATCAGCACCATCGAGGAGATCGACAGACGTCCGGTCGCCTCGGTGGCAGCGGCACCGGGAGACAAACAGGAGTGA
- a CDS encoding nuclease-related domain-containing protein, whose protein sequence is MTLAHVVVVAAAVAWYLQHLRRRPGAGSSAAARARRLRSPLVRLADLIGIQTARGRQANQWAAGAAGEKATAARLKPLAREGWTVLHDRALPTGNANVDHLLVSPHGVVIVLDSKKWSARWPLKVESGRLMHGNRDVTRRLNGIRHEARTVARVLGCPVIPLVSMDGAPLVGGELVLDGIRIVPADRTVPVLRSLARRHRAVGEHPGQRAAHLFPRK, encoded by the coding sequence GTGACTCTCGCTCACGTCGTCGTCGTGGCCGCTGCCGTCGCCTGGTACCTCCAGCACTTACGGCGGCGGCCCGGCGCCGGGTCCTCAGCCGCAGCCCGAGCCCGCCGCCTCCGCAGTCCACTGGTCCGCCTCGCCGACCTGATCGGCATCCAGACCGCACGCGGTCGACAGGCGAACCAGTGGGCCGCCGGGGCGGCAGGGGAGAAAGCCACCGCGGCCCGCCTCAAGCCGCTCGCCCGCGAGGGCTGGACGGTCCTCCACGACCGCGCACTGCCGACCGGCAACGCGAACGTCGACCACCTGCTGGTGAGCCCGCACGGTGTCGTGATCGTCCTCGACAGCAAGAAGTGGTCGGCCCGTTGGCCGCTCAAGGTCGAGTCCGGCCGGCTCATGCACGGCAACCGCGACGTCACCCGGCGGCTGAACGGCATCCGCCACGAAGCCCGGACCGTCGCCCGCGTCCTCGGCTGCCCCGTGATCCCCCTCGTCTCCATGGACGGCGCCCCGCTCGTCGGCGGCGAGCTGGTGCTCGACGGCATCCGCATCGTCCCCGCCGACCGCACGGTGCCCGTCCTGCGCTCCCTGGCCCGCCGTCACCGCGCAGTGGGGGAGCACCCCGGCCAGCGCGCCGCCCACCTCTTCCCAAGGAAGTGA
- the folE gene encoding GTP cyclohydrolase I — MDESAPRDVRRVLRLHMNEQFTQMYGPPPVVGMVGERLVPLTDEAEWAAVSPREITPEEWQRFEGYMREIFGALGLAVGSEATVDTPRRFLRAIFDATSGYEGDEKLVTAFQTECRGGSDCRISQIVEGPIPFFALCEHHGLPFFGKAYIGYIAHEHILGLSKLTRLVRLFARRFSMQERIGRQLAESLQQILLPHGVAVHLEAVHLCTQMRGVREIESSTRTTHWRGTYDEDPQLRGEFFTLCGQRGLAGHG, encoded by the coding sequence ATGGATGAATCGGCTCCGCGAGATGTTCGTCGCGTCTTGAGGCTGCATATGAACGAGCAATTCACGCAGATGTATGGTCCCCCGCCCGTCGTGGGAATGGTGGGCGAACGGCTTGTACCCCTCACCGATGAGGCGGAGTGGGCGGCCGTGTCTCCGCGGGAGATCACGCCCGAAGAGTGGCAGCGGTTCGAGGGCTACATGAGGGAGATCTTCGGTGCGCTGGGCCTGGCCGTTGGGTCAGAGGCCACGGTGGACACTCCCCGCCGCTTCCTGCGTGCGATCTTCGACGCGACCAGCGGCTACGAAGGCGACGAGAAGCTGGTCACCGCGTTCCAGACCGAATGCCGTGGCGGGTCGGACTGCCGGATCAGCCAGATCGTCGAAGGGCCGATCCCGTTCTTCGCCCTCTGTGAGCACCACGGCCTGCCGTTCTTCGGGAAGGCGTACATCGGCTACATCGCGCATGAGCACATCCTCGGGCTGTCCAAACTGACGAGGCTGGTGCGGCTGTTCGCCCGCCGGTTCTCGATGCAGGAGCGCATCGGCCGCCAACTCGCCGAATCGTTGCAGCAGATCCTGCTGCCACACGGCGTCGCGGTCCACTTGGAAGCGGTGCATCTGTGCACGCAGATGCGCGGAGTGCGGGAGATCGAGTCAAGCACCCGCACCACCCACTGGCGAGGCACCTACGACGAGGATCCGCAACTGCGTGGCGAATTCTTCACGCTGTGCGGCCAACGGGGCCTGGCCGGACATGGCTGA
- a CDS encoding VOC family protein, with the protein MTGSGPDVRGPRLASVVVFVRDHDASADFYEELLNMEVTVRTATAALLVSRSGFQVYLRAVGPRAFHPSGHVGAQYVIWTADGPDDFQRCERVLRARSDRVDIRESEGFTLIEGRDPSGLPVLVAYPGPDEVARLEIISRYYV; encoded by the coding sequence ATGACCGGTAGCGGACCGGATGTACGCGGGCCCCGGCTGGCCTCGGTCGTGGTGTTTGTCCGCGACCACGACGCCTCGGCGGACTTCTACGAGGAGCTGCTGAATATGGAGGTCACTGTACGCACCGCCACTGCCGCGCTACTCGTGAGCCGCAGCGGCTTCCAGGTGTACCTACGCGCCGTGGGACCGAGAGCCTTCCACCCGTCGGGCCATGTCGGTGCCCAATACGTGATCTGGACGGCGGACGGCCCTGACGACTTCCAGCGGTGCGAGCGCGTGCTCAGAGCCCGCTCCGACCGCGTGGACATTAGGGAAAGTGAGGGCTTCACCCTCATCGAGGGCCGGGATCCCAGCGGCCTGCCGGTCCTGGTGGCCTATCCCGGACCAGACGAGGTGGCGCGGCTCGAGATTATCTCTCGCTACTACGTATGA
- a CDS encoding TrkA family potassium uptake protein, producing the protein MAEHRDRGDSRGQPVLVIGLGRFGSSVALGLTSRGTEVLAIDNRAKVVQSLAGQLTHTVIADATDIEALRQLGADEFSRAVVAIGNDLESSILTTSLLVELEIDDIWAKTSSLQHGRILERVGAHHVIFPEHDIGERVAHLVSGRMLDFFEVDHNHAIIKVRPPRQFIGKPMRETRIRARFGLTVVAVKPAGGDVTYATPDTALAEHDVVFVLGKISDIERFVENW; encoded by the coding sequence TTGGCTGAGCACAGGGACCGCGGGGACAGCAGAGGCCAGCCTGTTCTGGTAATCGGTCTGGGACGCTTCGGCAGCTCGGTGGCGCTGGGACTCACCAGCCGGGGCACCGAGGTTCTCGCCATCGACAACCGGGCCAAAGTAGTGCAAAGCCTAGCTGGACAGCTCACCCACACCGTCATCGCCGACGCCACCGACATCGAGGCCCTTCGCCAACTCGGTGCCGATGAGTTCTCCCGCGCTGTCGTCGCCATCGGCAACGACCTCGAATCGAGCATCCTGACCACCTCGCTCTTGGTCGAGCTGGAGATCGATGACATCTGGGCAAAGACGAGCAGCCTGCAGCACGGCCGCATCCTGGAGCGGGTCGGCGCCCACCATGTCATCTTCCCCGAACACGACATAGGCGAGCGCGTGGCGCACTTGGTCTCCGGCCGCATGCTCGACTTCTTCGAGGTCGACCACAACCATGCGATCATCAAGGTCAGGCCGCCGAGGCAGTTCATCGGCAAACCGATGCGCGAGACGCGTATCCGCGCCCGCTTCGGCCTGACCGTTGTCGCGGTCAAACCAGCCGGCGGCGACGTCACTTACGCCACCCCGGACACCGCCCTCGCCGAACACGATGTCGTGTTCGTCCTCGGTAAGATCAGCGACATCGAGCGCTTTGTCGAAAACTGGTGA
- a CDS encoding TrkH family potassium uptake protein translates to MKQSARSVRRATAATRFLHPAQLITGGFAAAVAVGTGLLSLPFATASGERADPFVALFTATSAVCLTGLTTVDTGSYWSMSGEIVILLLIQVGGLGIMTLATLFAVLFSHRLGLRARLLVQAETKALTLRGLRRVVRNIALFSLAGEAITAVMLTVALGIAHDRPWGNAAFEGIFHAVSAFNNAGLSPYANNLHPYVGDPWVCLPVTAAVIVGGLGFPVVFELGRAWRRPRTWSVLTRITLVLTVTLLAVGTVALTAAEYGNPRTLGPLSGPDKWLAGFFASVVSRTAGFSTVETGGLRPESVLVMEVLMFIGGGSASTAGGIKVTTFGLLAFVMWAEVRGKPSVEVGRRQVPVTNQRQALSISLMSIGVVVVAAFLLLALSDHRLHEALFEAVSAFSTVGLTTGITGDLSTAAQVVLLVVMFTGRVGPLTLAYALALRERTRRYELPEERIIVG, encoded by the coding sequence GTGAAGCAGTCGGCGAGGTCGGTACGGCGAGCAACGGCGGCGACCCGTTTTCTCCATCCGGCGCAGTTGATCACGGGCGGGTTCGCGGCTGCCGTGGCGGTGGGCACGGGCTTGCTTTCGCTGCCGTTCGCCACAGCGTCCGGCGAGCGGGCAGACCCGTTCGTCGCCCTGTTCACCGCCACTTCTGCCGTCTGCCTCACCGGCCTGACAACAGTGGACACCGGCAGCTACTGGTCGATGTCCGGCGAGATTGTCATCCTTCTGCTGATCCAGGTCGGCGGCCTGGGCATCATGACGCTGGCGACGCTCTTCGCTGTGCTGTTCTCCCACCGGCTGGGCCTGCGCGCCCGCCTGCTGGTGCAGGCCGAGACGAAGGCCCTGACCCTGCGGGGCCTGCGCCGGGTCGTTCGCAACATTGCCCTTTTCAGCCTCGCCGGCGAGGCGATCACGGCCGTAATGCTGACGGTGGCGCTCGGCATCGCCCACGATCGCCCATGGGGCAACGCAGCCTTCGAAGGGATCTTCCACGCCGTCTCGGCCTTCAACAACGCCGGCCTTTCCCCTTACGCCAACAACCTCCACCCGTACGTCGGTGATCCGTGGGTGTGCCTGCCTGTCACAGCGGCCGTGATCGTGGGCGGGCTCGGCTTTCCCGTCGTCTTCGAACTGGGCCGCGCCTGGCGGCGCCCGCGCACCTGGTCGGTGCTGACACGGATCACCCTCGTCCTGACCGTGACGCTTCTCGCTGTAGGTACGGTCGCGCTCACCGCGGCCGAGTACGGCAATCCACGGACGTTGGGCCCCCTGAGCGGACCGGACAAGTGGCTAGCGGGCTTCTTCGCCTCCGTCGTGTCTCGCACCGCAGGGTTCAGCACTGTCGAGACCGGGGGCCTGAGACCGGAGAGCGTGCTGGTCATGGAAGTCCTGATGTTCATCGGCGGGGGAAGCGCGAGCACGGCCGGCGGCATCAAGGTCACCACGTTCGGGCTGCTGGCCTTCGTGATGTGGGCGGAGGTCCGCGGCAAGCCCAGCGTGGAGGTGGGGCGCCGGCAGGTGCCGGTCACCAACCAGCGTCAGGCGCTGTCGATCTCGCTGATGAGCATCGGCGTCGTGGTGGTCGCCGCTTTCCTCCTGCTAGCCCTGAGCGACCATCGGCTGCACGAGGCGCTGTTCGAGGCTGTCTCGGCCTTCTCGACGGTCGGACTGACGACCGGGATCACCGGCGACCTATCCACCGCGGCACAGGTGGTGCTGCTCGTGGTGATGTTCACAGGTCGTGTCGGGCCGCTCACCCTCGCTTACGCACTGGCGCTTCGGGAGCGGACACGCCGCTACGAATTGCCCGAGGAGAGGATCATCGTTGGCTGA
- a CDS encoding glycosyltransferase, protein MNSASPLSRTFRLIVTGGGTGGHTYPALTAIRTLRGRLAAEGRTLDVLWIGTADGLEARVAPAEGIAFTTVATGKIRRSSNPLKMVSPANVRDMARVPLGVAQARKIIADFRPDVVLATGGYVAVPAGLAARLCRRPLVLHEQTVRLGLANRKLASSATKIAVSSESSVPLLPESVRGAAVVTGNPVRPEVLAGHADKAVEVLGLRGFDRRLPTVYVTGGAQGSQQINDVVRDSLPWLLSNANVIHQCGPSNVGALQQLATVMPSELAGRYYLTGFVGPELPDVLALADVVVSRSGAGTIAELTALGKPAVFIPLASSAGGEQAHNARHLEAAGAAVALLGEVTGASLRDAVGPLLTDPGRRDVMAKRARGYGRPDAADRLVDVILSAASG, encoded by the coding sequence ATGAATAGTGCTTCCCCTCTCTCGCGCACCTTCCGCTTGATCGTCACGGGGGGTGGGACCGGCGGTCACACATACCCCGCCCTGACTGCGATCCGGACGTTGCGGGGCAGGCTGGCCGCCGAGGGCAGAACGCTCGATGTGCTGTGGATCGGCACGGCGGATGGCCTGGAGGCGCGGGTCGCCCCAGCTGAGGGCATCGCGTTCACCACGGTCGCTACGGGCAAGATCCGCCGTTCCAGCAACCCGCTGAAGATGGTCAGTCCGGCGAACGTGCGGGACATGGCCCGGGTGCCGCTTGGTGTGGCGCAGGCTCGGAAGATCATCGCCGATTTCCGGCCGGACGTCGTTCTCGCCACCGGCGGGTACGTCGCTGTCCCTGCGGGGCTGGCCGCCCGCCTGTGCCGGCGCCCGCTGGTTCTCCACGAGCAGACTGTGCGCCTGGGCCTGGCCAACCGGAAGTTGGCGAGCTCGGCGACGAAGATCGCGGTGTCGTCGGAGTCGTCGGTGCCGCTTCTGCCGGAGTCGGTGCGGGGTGCCGCCGTCGTCACTGGTAATCCGGTCCGCCCGGAGGTGCTGGCGGGGCACGCGGACAAGGCGGTCGAGGTGCTTGGGTTGCGCGGCTTCGACCGGCGCCTCCCGACCGTGTACGTCACCGGCGGCGCCCAGGGTTCCCAGCAGATCAACGACGTTGTTCGTGACTCGCTGCCGTGGCTGCTGAGCAACGCGAACGTGATCCATCAGTGCGGCCCGTCGAACGTCGGAGCCCTGCAACAGCTCGCGACGGTCATGCCTTCGGAGTTGGCCGGACGGTACTACCTCACCGGGTTTGTTGGCCCGGAGCTCCCCGACGTGCTGGCTCTTGCCGATGTCGTGGTCTCCCGGAGCGGCGCGGGCACGATCGCCGAGCTCACCGCCCTTGGTAAACCGGCGGTGTTCATTCCGCTCGCCTCCTCGGCCGGGGGCGAGCAGGCGCACAACGCCCGTCACTTGGAGGCGGCCGGGGCCGCTGTGGCTCTGCTCGGCGAGGTCACCGGGGCGAGCCTGCGTGACGCGGTGGGCCCGCTCCTCACGGACCCCGGTCGGCGGGACGTGATGGCGAAGCGGGCCCGGGGGTACGGGCGACCGGATGCGGCGGACAGGCTTGTGGACGTGATCCTGTCCGCCGCGTCCGGCTGA